Part of the Thermococcus sp. 18S1 genome, AGGGGGTTAAGAGCGCCGTCGTCATCTCAGCTGGTTTCAAGGAGGCCGGAAGGGCCGAGCTTGAGGAGGAGCTTGTTAAGCGCGCCAGGAAGTGGGGAATAAGGCTCGTCGGTCCGAACTGTCTCGGCGTCACCAACCTCGAGAACGGCTTCGACTGCAACTTCAATCCGCCGGAGAGGCAGGCCAGGCCGCCCTTTGGAAAGGTCGCCTTCATGAGCCAGAGCGGTGCCTTCGGCGCTGCAATCCTCGACTGGGCCGCCAGCCACAAGATAGGCATGAGCAAGTTCATCAGCCTCGGCAACATGGCCGACCTGGACGAGAGCGACTTCATAGCATACCTCGGCGAGGACGAGAAGACCGGCGTCATCACCGGCTACATCGAGGGTGTCAAGGACGGAAGGAAGTTCTTCAACGTCGCCAAGGAGGTCACGCTCAAGAAGCCCATCATCATCCTCAAGGCTGGAAGAACCGAGGCCGGTGCCAAGGCCGCCGCGAGCCACACCGGTTCACTCGCCGGTTCCTTCAAGATATATGAGGCCGCCTTTGAGCAGACCGGCGTCCTGAGCGCCAAGAGCATGCGCCAGCTCTTCAACTACGCCAAAGCTTTGGCCATGCAGAAGCCGGCGAAGGGCAACAGGGTCGCCATAGTCACCAACGGCGGTGGAGCCGGAGTCATGATGAGCGACGGCCTGCTCGAGAAGGGAATGAAGCTCGCCGAGCTGAGCGATGAGACCAACAGGAAGTTCAGGGAGGCCATAGATAGGGGTGAGCTTCCGGAGCACATGAGCTACAAGAACCCCATCGACATTATTGGCGACGCCCCGTCGAGCAGGTACGAGATAGCCATGCGCTACGCGCTGGAGGATGAAAACGTTGACGTCCTCGTCGTCATAGCGCTCTTCCAGAGCCCGGCCCTCGACGAGGGAATCGTCGAGGCGATGGCCAGGATGCGGGAGTACGGCAAGCCGATAGTCTTCGTGGCCCCCGGTGGAGACTACCCGCACAAGATGGCCAGGAACATCGAGCTCAAGGGCGTTCCCGTCTACGAGACCGTCGAGGACGGCGTCGATGCGGTCTATGCCCTCGTCAAGTACGGCGAGTGGCTGAAGGAGAACGGAAGGCTCTGAACCTTCCGGTATTTCTCTCATTTTCGCCATCTTCTGGTGCCATTATCATTTGTGGAAGTTCCTGGCCTCACCATTCGAAAGATTAATTAACATCATTTCTTCGAGTTACTATGGGTGGTTCGATGAGGGTACTTCCTTTGGTACTCGTGTCGTTGCTTCTGATCCCGCTGGCCGGTGCAGGGCTGTATTACGATGGAGAAAGCTTCAAGTACTCCACCAGCTTCATTTTGGAGAACGTTTCCGCTGTTACACTCCCGGGAGGAGCTGCATGGGTGGAGGACAAACACATCCGTGTTTTTGAGGTACGAATCATCCCCGAGAACCAGAGCCAGCTCATAGGTCTTGCCATGAACCTGTCGTCCTCGGGGAGGATCTACGGGGTTGAGTGCATCGTGAGCCAAGCGGCGGGGAACTACACATCACCGGCGATTCTGTACCGCACTTCCGGGGGTTACATGGCCTCGTGCGACTTCGGTAGTGTGTGGGGTGAACTGACCGAGATTTTTCCAGTTGACCAGTCCTACCTTCGTTTCTTCGAGGGGAATGGGTTTAACGTTTCCCTGAAATTCATTGTGGGTGAAAACGCCTCAGTTCGCGTGGAGGGACTTAAAGCCTTCCTGTACCGCTCGAAGGAGCCGACGAATTTCGTTGTACTGGAAACCCCCGACGGCTACGAGCTGAAAATTGAGCCCGTTAAGTTCTCGTCCTTTGTCATTCGGGCTTCCTTCAGAGAAGATGCCATCCTGAGTTTTCTTGGAAGCAACGACGACTCAGACAGCATGAACCTCACGTTCCAGCGCTGCAACTGGAGCGACTACGGCGGTGTTACCGTACAGTTCATCTCCGATGATCCGCGCTTTCATTACAAAGGCCGCCATTTACTGGTTGATACCTTTGATTGTCCGGGGATTGTTCAATCTCAGATTCCGGATTTCAAGCGAAGATGGGCGGTCTTTGATGGAATACACGTTCGGAAACTGGATGATGTCAGAAGTGTGTTCTTCGCGGGCACCCTTTACGATCCACCGACCGGAAGGGAGGAACTGAGGTACTGGGGTGTTTGGCTTGGCCTTTTCCTGGTCATAGGGCTTGCGATAGGCATCGGCGTTGGATGGGTTCTCTGGAAAAGGCGGTGATTTCGTGGCTGTTTGGCGTAGATTTTCAAGATTCTGGGCTTTTGAGGGTGTTCTCAAAATCCCTCAAGTCGAAGGCCAGCTCAAGGTTTTCTTTCTCCTCGATCTTTTTCGCGATTATTCCGAAATGCTTCTCGTACTCTTCAAGTCCAACGAGTTCGCTCTTTTTCTCAAGGCGTTTCAGTACCTTCTCAGCCTTTCTTGCCGTTAAATCGCTCCACTTGACCTCGACAAAAAGGGCTTTTTTTGAGTCTTCATTTAGGGCTACCCAATCTATTTCCTCTCCCCTGTGCCACCACCTGCCCAGTTTGCTGAACCGGAACGGTAGCCGGTTTCTGCGGTTGGCTTCAATCAGAAACTCCCTCGCGATTCCTTCGAATGGCTTTCCGAGGAATGTGTTGAAGTTTCTGCCAAAATCCTCGATTGCCGCCTCGACGAAGTTTCCCTCAATTTCCTCGTAGTAGGGGTTCACGAATCTTGACCAGAAGAGGAAGTAGTTGTCGGCTATCTCGTAAATTCCCCTCTTTCCGAACAGGGGCGTTACTTTCCTCACTATCCCGAGCTCGCCGAGAACCCTCAGGTACGGCACGACCTGGTTTTCCTTCATGTAGCAGAAGTTCGCTATCTGGGTGACCTTTGTGTTCCCCCTTGCAATGGCCTCCAGTATTGCCAGATACGTGGATAGCTCCCTCAGCTCCTCGCTTAAAAGGGCCCTCGCCTCCCTGAAGAGGAAAGCGGACGGGTTGAAGAAGTTGCCCCTTATCTCCTCCTCGACGTTCCTTCCGCTGAAGAATTCGAGGTATTTTGGAGTTCCGCTGGTTACAGAGTATATTTTCACAAGGTCTTCGGTACTCGCGTCGAACCACTCGAAGAGGTGCTTGAATTGAAGGGGCCGGACTTTGATGTTTGCATCGCTTCTCCCGTATATTGGGCTGGAATAGCTGAAGAACTCACGCTCCAGCAGGGAGACGTAGGAGCCGGATACAATCACGAGTGCGTTTAGGTCGCGGTTCTCCTCGATGGCCCTTGAAAGCTCGCTGAGAATTCCCCCGTCCTTTTTGATCAGGTAAGAGAACTCGTCCAGAATCAACAGTATCCGCTCACGGCTTAGTCCCTTTAAAAGGGCAAACAGCGATGGAAAATCCCTCACCTCAACGTTGAAGCCCACGAACTCAGAGACCCTCCTTGAGAGGAGTTTGAAGTTGTATTCCCTCGGCTTGTCCTCAAAGATCACGAAAATCCTTTTTTTGCCTCGTGAGAACTCCTCAAGAAGTCTCGTCTTTCCGACCCTCCTCCTGCCGTAAACGAGAACCAGTGTCAATCCTTCTCCGCTCCACAGCTCCTCGAGGGTTTTAAGCTCAACCTTCCTGTTGACGAATTCTCTAAGCATGATTATATAAACGTGATTAGAGTTTTTAAGAATTTCGGGTTATGAGCTTTACGTTTCTACCTTTTGGTCAGGCTGTGATTTGGGTCATCTTACGTTTCCCCAGTATATTACCCTTCGGGAGAAGGGAAAGATATAAATACCCGGAGGGAGAAGGGAAATGTCTAGAAAGCTTGTGATTTTTGGGATTGTGTTGTTCTTGGTGGTAACTCTGTACTCGAATGCAGTTTCGTTAGTGACTGCTTCTTCGTCAGATGAGCCTATTGTAAATCAGATTGATATGGTATGTGTTGGAAAGCTAAAACATGGTGAGGTAGATTTTTACAAGTCCAAATGTGTATTACTTGAGAGGAGACCTCTTAATCAGGTTCTTGAAGAACTCGAGAAGTCAGAGTGTAGTGATGATAAAATAATATATTTCTTCCGCAATGGAGGCTCTCGTCCTTATAAGGTTTCTAGTGTTTATGACTCTAATGGAGTTTCTGTCGGAGTTGTTTATTTTGATCTTATATATGGTGATAACACTAAACACACCAAGTATAATAATAATGGAGTTAAATGCCCAGACAGAAGCCGTCCTGGCTACTGGACCATTGTTTTTGAGGATGGCTCAAAAGTAACCTTCTACGTTCCACCTAAAGAACACAAGGCCTTCAGCGTCCAAGCAATCTGTGGTCCAGCGTCAATAGCTGGACTGGCCCTTCTTCCGCTGGGGATATTGGGGGTCAGAAGAAGGAGGAACCGCTGATGGTATGGGCTGTTTGGGGCCGCTCCGAACTTCCCAGAGGTAGGAATTCATGTCCAGTATGTGGTAAGCCCCTGGAGTATGAGGGGACGATAGAAGGCTCTAAGGGCTGGGATTATGCCCTCTATCGTTGCACCTATTGTGGCAGAAGGTACTATCAGAAAGTTCCCCAGTCATGGTTTTAGTGATTTCCAAAAACTTTAAATCCTCTTCCTTCCTTTCTCTTCCCATGCCCGGTGATTGCTTTTGGCCTTGGTGAAGTCCTGCTCTTCTGCCCCGGCTTAGCCTTGGGTTTCGTTTCCACTGGAAATGGAGGTGTTTTGAATGGACGACGCGTTTAAGGTCACCCCATGGGACGTTGAGGGAATGGTGGACTACGCGAAGCTGATAGAAGAGTTCGGAACAAGCCCGCTGACGGATGAACTGCTTGAGAAAACTGCCAGACTGACCAGGAGCGAGCTGCCCATCTACTTCAGGAGGAGGTTCTTCTTCTCCCACAGGGACTACGACAAGGTTCTGGCGGATTATGAGAACGGTAAGGGCTTCTTTCTCTACACAGGGAGAGGTCCGAGCGGCCCGATGCACATAGGCCACATCATTCCGTTCTTCGCCACCAAGTGGCTCCAGGAAAAGTTCGGCGTCAACCTGTACGTCCAGATAACCGACGACGAGAAGTTCCTCTTCAAGGAGAGGCTCACCTTCGACGACACCAAGAGATGGGCCTACGACAACATCCTCGACATCATAGCCGTCGGCTTCGACCCGGACAAGACCTTCATCTTCCAGGACAGCGAGTTCACGAAGATATACGAGATGGCGATACCGATAGCGAAGAAGATAAACTACTCGATGGCCAAAGCGGTCTTCGGCTTCACCGAGCAGAGCAAGATTGGAATGATTTTCTACCCGGCGATTCAGGCAGCCCCGACATTCTTCGAGAGGAAGCGCTGTCTCATTCCCGCTGCAATTGATCAGGACCCATACTGGAGGCTCCAGAGGGACTTTGCAGAGAGCCTCGGCTATTACAAGACGGCCGCAATTCACTCCAAGTTCGTGCCAGGGCTCATGGGCCTTGAGGGCAAGATGAGCGCCTCAAAGCCAGAGACTGCCGTCTACCTCACCGACGACCCGGAGGAGGCCGGCAAGAAGATATGGAAGTACGCCCTCACCGGTGGGAGGGCCACCGCGAAGGAGCAGCGCGAGAAGGGTGGAAACCCTGAGAAGTGCGTCGTATTCAAGTGGTTCGAGATATTCTTCGAGCCCGACGACAAGAAGCTCATGGAGCGCTACCACGCCTGCAAGAGCGGCGAGCTGCTCTGCGGCCAGTGCAAGCGCGAGCTGATCGAGCGCGTTCAGGCCTTCCTGAAGGAGCACCAGAAGAAGCGCAAGGAGGCCGAGAAGAAGGTCGAGAAGTTCAAGTACACGGGTGAGCTGGCGAGGGAGCAGTGGGATAAGTCCATTCCGGAGCCGCTGAGGGGCTGAGCTGGATTTTTAGTTCGTTCCCTCAAAACTTTTTTATACTTCCCGATGTTAACTTTTACCGGTGAGTTAAAGGTGAGGAATGCACTTCTCGCCGCCCTGCTTGCCCTCGTGATTTTAATGAGCGGCTGTCTCGGGGCCACCTCCCAGACGAGCACGGCATCTTCAGGTTCATTGACGACCGGAACTCCAACAGGATCCCCGGATTTCTCTATAATCTACCCCGAAAACCCGGTCATAGAAAACCTGAGCATGGACGAGAGCAGTCCGCTCTTGGAGAACATCTACTCCCCCACAGCGATCCAATGGGGGAACCTCACCATCGAGTACGACGGAAGCAGGATCAGGGGCCGCTACGACTTCCTTCTCTCAAACGTCTCGGGGAACGTCATCTATCTCGCCCTCACCGGCGTTCCCGATGATCCTGACGTCCTGAGGCTCAACCTGACGATTGAGGGCGTCCCCGTTGACCTCTCCCGCCTCAGCGGGGGCAGGATTCTCTTTGAAGAGGCTCTTGGCCGCCCTATAACGCGGAGCTATCTGACGGTTTATGAGATACGCTTCAACTCATCGAGGAAAAACCTCCGTGGGGAGATAACGTACTCTCTGAGATACCCGGTCTTCCTCGATATGCCCGATCAATACGCGGGTTCGCCCCTCACATGGTGGGGGATGGGGGCCGAGCCGGTGGGCCTCAACATGACCTACTCCCTGCCCGAGGGCTACACCCTCGTGGTGCCCGGCTTTGGGGCTTTCAACGGTTCCGGGACGCTGAGCGGTGAAAAGCTCCTTCAGCTTCTCTTAGGATCCTTCATAAACGACGGCCCGGTGGTCGTTAAGAACGTCCCCGCGGCGGGCATCAACGTGACGGTTTATGTCCCTTGGAAGCAATACAATCCGCTCCACTGGGCGGACTTGGAGCGGATCGTGAAATTATCCGTTGAAACCTACGTCAATACCACCGGGCTCAGACCCCTTAACGACATCCACCTTGTCATTAACCCCGACTTCACGGGCTCCTTTATGATCGACGGCACCAACTCGGCCGTCATAGGTGAAAGGCGTGGCATCGAGCTCATCGTCCGCAGGAGAACCGGCTCCATACCGCACGAGCTCGCCCACATCTGGTTTGCCGGCTACGCGGATTTCAAGTATTTCAACGAAGGTTTTGCCACCTACCTGCAGTCCCTCGCCCTGAAGCGTATCGTACCGGCTCGCTTTAGTATGTACCTGGAGCTGAATGAAAAGTCCATCGTCGAATACGGGAGGTCGATCTCGATTCACGACGCCATGTCAGAGAACCTGCTGGACCTGAGGAAGCTCAACGTCTCCACTGTGCTGTACACTAAGGGGGCATTCACCCTCCGTTCCCTTCAGTTCGTCCTCGGAGACGAAACGTTCTACAGGGGACTCCACGAGGCCTTGGTACGGTGTCATGGGGCAAAGTGCGGCTTGGCCGACATTGAGGGGATTTTTGAGGACGTTTCAGGGGAGGACCTCGACTGGTTCTTCGGCGAGTGGTTCAACTCAACGCTGCTGCCGGACTACACCGTCGAGAATCTCACGGTAACCAACGAAAGCGATGGATACCGTCTGAGGTTTAGGCTTGTGGACCGGAGCAACTTCACAATGCCCGTTCAGGTTAGGGTTGTCACGGAGGATGCAAAATTCGTGGACACGACCGTTGTGGTGGAGAATGGCCTTGGGAGCGTCAACATGACCCTGGAGGCGAAGCCGACGATGATAGTGATTGACCCCGGCGAGTGGATGGCGAACATAAACCGGAAGTTCGAGGTTGAGGGGATAGGGGTGGATGTGAATTGAAGCGGGCTCTCGCGTTCCTTTTCCTTCTTCTCCTCTTTGTCCCTGCCGCTTCGGCCCGTTACTACGTTGTT contains:
- a CDS encoding acetate--CoA ligase family protein — its product is MEAPKLDFLFYPKSVAVIGASNVPGKIGNSIMRSITLKFDGKVYAVNVKGGEVEVNGKKFQVYRSIKEIPDDVDVAVIAVPAKFVPDVIDECGEKGVKSAVVISAGFKEAGRAELEEELVKRARKWGIRLVGPNCLGVTNLENGFDCNFNPPERQARPPFGKVAFMSQSGAFGAAILDWAASHKIGMSKFISLGNMADLDESDFIAYLGEDEKTGVITGYIEGVKDGRKFFNVAKEVTLKKPIIILKAGRTEAGAKAAASHTGSLAGSFKIYEAAFEQTGVLSAKSMRQLFNYAKALAMQKPAKGNRVAIVTNGGGAGVMMSDGLLEKGMKLAELSDETNRKFREAIDRGELPEHMSYKNPIDIIGDAPSSRYEIAMRYALEDENVDVLVVIALFQSPALDEGIVEAMARMREYGKPIVFVAPGGDYPHKMARNIELKGVPVYETVEDGVDAVYALVKYGEWLKENGRL
- a CDS encoding M1 family metallopeptidase — encoded protein: MRNALLAALLALVILMSGCLGATSQTSTASSGSLTTGTPTGSPDFSIIYPENPVIENLSMDESSPLLENIYSPTAIQWGNLTIEYDGSRIRGRYDFLLSNVSGNVIYLALTGVPDDPDVLRLNLTIEGVPVDLSRLSGGRILFEEALGRPITRSYLTVYEIRFNSSRKNLRGEITYSLRYPVFLDMPDQYAGSPLTWWGMGAEPVGLNMTYSLPEGYTLVVPGFGAFNGSGTLSGEKLLQLLLGSFINDGPVVVKNVPAAGINVTVYVPWKQYNPLHWADLERIVKLSVETYVNTTGLRPLNDIHLVINPDFTGSFMIDGTNSAVIGERRGIELIVRRRTGSIPHELAHIWFAGYADFKYFNEGFATYLQSLALKRIVPARFSMYLELNEKSIVEYGRSISIHDAMSENLLDLRKLNVSTVLYTKGAFTLRSLQFVLGDETFYRGLHEALVRCHGAKCGLADIEGIFEDVSGEDLDWFFGEWFNSTLLPDYTVENLTVTNESDGYRLRFRLVDRSNFTMPVQVRVVTEDAKFVDTTVVVENGLGSVNMTLEAKPTMIVIDPGEWMANINRKFEVEGIGVDVN
- a CDS encoding ATP-binding protein, which encodes MLREFVNRKVELKTLEELWSGEGLTLVLVYGRRRVGKTRLLEEFSRGKKRIFVIFEDKPREYNFKLLSRRVSEFVGFNVEVRDFPSLFALLKGLSRERILLILDEFSYLIKKDGGILSELSRAIEENRDLNALVIVSGSYVSLLEREFFSYSSPIYGRSDANIKVRPLQFKHLFEWFDASTEDLVKIYSVTSGTPKYLEFFSGRNVEEEIRGNFFNPSAFLFREARALLSEELRELSTYLAILEAIARGNTKVTQIANFCYMKENQVVPYLRVLGELGIVRKVTPLFGKRGIYEIADNYFLFWSRFVNPYYEEIEGNFVEAAIEDFGRNFNTFLGKPFEGIAREFLIEANRRNRLPFRFSKLGRWWHRGEEIDWVALNEDSKKALFVEVKWSDLTARKAEKVLKRLEKKSELVGLEEYEKHFGIIAKKIEEKENLELAFDLRDFENTLKSPES
- a CDS encoding tryptophan--tRNA ligase yields the protein MDDAFKVTPWDVEGMVDYAKLIEEFGTSPLTDELLEKTARLTRSELPIYFRRRFFFSHRDYDKVLADYENGKGFFLYTGRGPSGPMHIGHIIPFFATKWLQEKFGVNLYVQITDDEKFLFKERLTFDDTKRWAYDNILDIIAVGFDPDKTFIFQDSEFTKIYEMAIPIAKKINYSMAKAVFGFTEQSKIGMIFYPAIQAAPTFFERKRCLIPAAIDQDPYWRLQRDFAESLGYYKTAAIHSKFVPGLMGLEGKMSASKPETAVYLTDDPEEAGKKIWKYALTGGRATAKEQREKGGNPEKCVVFKWFEIFFEPDDKKLMERYHACKSGELLCGQCKRELIERVQAFLKEHQKKRKEAEKKVEKFKYTGELAREQWDKSIPEPLRG